One Methylorubrum extorquens genomic window, TGGCGCGCTCGCCCGTGCTGATGGATGCCGACCTCGTCGATTGCGTCGCCATGGGCTGCGAGGAAACCCGCACCGCCGTGGCCGGGCGAGCCGACCTGTCGAAGCCGGTGGCCGCGGCGCTGGCGGAGGTGGGCGACGCTCCCTCGCTCATCGCCCTGGCAAACAACCCCTTCGCCGCGATCGGCACCGCCGCGCTGCTGCGGATGGTCGAGCGGCACGGCGACGACGCGGCCCTGCGCCAAGCCCTGCTCGCACGCACCGATCTCGCCATCGAGGTGCGCCACGCCATCGTCACCCTGATCGCCGAGCAGCTCTCGCGCTTCGGCCAGGATGCCGGCTGGATCAGCTCCGAGCGCGGCGCCCGCACCGCCCGCGAGGCCCGCGACGCCGCCGCCCTCGCGCTGAGCGACGAGGCCGGGGAAGCGGGCCTCGCCCGGCTCGTCGCGCATCTGCGGGTGCAGGAACAGCTGACCGCCGGGCTGATGCTGCGGGCGGTTCTCTCCCTGCGCCTGCCCTTCGCGGAGATGGCGCTGGCCGAGTTGAGCGGACTGAGCCGCGCCCGCGTCGCCGGGCTGATGCGCGAGCCGCACGGGGCGGGCTTTTCCGCCCTGCACCGCCGCGCCGGATTGCCCGACCTGCTGCTGCCGGCGGTGCGCGCGGCGCTGACCGTGTGGCGCGATTCCAACGACGGCCGCAACGGCATCGACGGGCCGCGCCTCGCCCGTTCGATGATCGAGGCGGCGCTGACCGCCTGCGAGACTCTGCCCTTCGCAGAGGCCCGCGGCCTGATGGCGCTGCTCGCCCGCTTCGAGGCCGAGGCCGCCCGTGACGAGGCCCGCATTCTCGCACACGAACAGGCCGAGGCGCAGGCGAAGGAAACGGGCGGAGCCGCCATCCTGCTCACCGCACCGGTGCCGGTGGACGTCGTCGTCGCGAGGGCGCCGTCCGAGATCCTCGTCCTGTCCCCGGCCTCCGCCGCGCCGGAGCCGAACATGCCCGACGCCTCCACCGCGTGGCCGCTGGCACCGCGGCCGGAAGACCGGATCGGCGCAGCAGTGGTCTCGGCCGGGCCGGACGCGGCGATCGTGCCGGATTCGGCCGAGATCGTGCTTGCCGGCCTCGCCGACGCGATCATCGCGCAGTTCATGGCCGACCGTGCCGCGGCATCAGCACCGATCGTGGCGCGCTCGCCGGAGCCGCTGCTCGAAGTCGTTCCGGACATCGTGCCCGAAACCATCCCGGAGATCTCGGTCGAGCCGAAGCGCATCGCACGCCCGCGCGCGATCGCCGTCGCGGTGGCCGCGGGCATGATCCCGGAGCACCTGATCCTCAGCTACCGCGCGGACCGGGAGCGCCTCGCGGCGTAAAACGGCACTGGTGCGGAGACAGCTTGCCCCCGCCTCGGCCGGCGTCCAGGCCCGCATCGCCTGCGGCCCGACGATGTCGAGCGACTCGAGGAAACCGCTGCGGCGACCATCATCGCTGCGGACCCGGCGCGAGGGGCGCAGCGGCACCCGTGACAAGTTGCGGGCGCAGGCCACGTCGAGCGCGATGGCACCGGCCAGCGCCATGAACGCGTTCATCGCGTTGCCCCCGCGGGTTGGCCTCTTCCAGGGCCGGCAGCACCGTGGCGATGGAGCCAGGATTTCGTTTCATGCCGCCAGGGCGTTGGCCCGCCGCAGATCATCTACGAAAGCTTGATAGGCCGCCGACTTCGCCGCCTCGTCGGGCAGGCGTAGCAGGTAGGAGGGGTGGACCGTGATGAAGCCCGCGAACGGCCGCCCGAAATCGGCGGGGCCGCGGGCGCGGGTGACCGGGATTGGCTTGCCCGTCAGCGACAGCACCGCGGTGGCCCCCAGCGCCACGACGAGTTTGGGGGCAACAAACTCGAGTTCCCTCTCGAGCCACCAGCGGTAATGGCTCACCTCGCCCGCCGTCGGCTTCTCGTGGATGCGGCGTTTGCCGCGCAGATTGAATTTGAAGTGCTTGACCGCATTCGTGAGGTAGGCCTCACGCCGGTCGATCCCCGCCTCTTCGAGCGCGCGGGAGAGAAGCTGCCCCGCCGGGCCGACGAAGGGCCGGCCCTGGCGATCCTCCTGATCACCCGGCTGCTCGCCGACGAAGGCGATCCGGGCGCCGACCGGTCCTTCGCCGAGCACGGCCTGGGTGGCGCCGGGCACAAGCGGTTCGGAGCGAGTGATGATCGCGTTGAGGGCTTCCAGCGAGTCCGGTTCGTCCTGGGCCATCTTCGCCACGGCGCGGACGGGGTCACGCTTGACCGGCATCGTCGGCGCCTTCTCGATCATCGCCTGCGCACGGGCGCTCGCGGCCCGGACGAGGGCGGGAATCGCCGCCGTCTCCGGCATGTTCCGCCAGTACTTGCGGGGCATCTCGGCGCGCATGGCATCGAGGTTGAGCCGGGCCGGATTGAACGTGCTCTCGTAATAGTCGCGCCAGCCGGCCTCGAAGCCGTCGCCCTCCGGCACGTCCTCACGGCGGCCGGGCGGGCCGAAGCGGAGCGAACCGTCCCAGTGGGCCGAGCCCTCCGGCGTCAGGATCGACCATGTCAGCGCGCGGAAGCGATCGACGAAGAAGGGTGCGGCGGCTTCCAGGATGTGATGGTCGGGCTCGAACCACGCGACGAAGCGCTCGGCCCCCTCCCCCGGCATCCGCCGAAAGCGCAGGAAGGCGTGCATCTTGTGCAGGTCGCGCCCGATCGCCTTTCGCATCCGGTGCAGCCGGTGGACGAGCGGATCGCTCAGGACCTCCATCAGTGCCCGCTCACCGTGCAGGACGCGCCAGAGCAGGGCGTAGAGCAAGCCGTAACGCTCGGGGTCGCGGTGGGGCACCACCATCGGGATCAGTTCGGTCACCGCGCGGGGGAGCCGCAGCGGCAGGCCGTCCACGGGGGCGGTCTCGGCGCCGAACAGGCTCGGGGCTTCACTCTGCCAGGCGGTGTTTTCAGGCGGTATCTCGGCCGCGATCAAGCGGCGAGCCGCCGCGCGAAAGCCTGAAAGATCCGCACCGGGGGCGAGGCTGACGACGTGAATGCCGCCGAAATCCCCTGCCCGCTCCGTGAGGGGAAGGTCACGCGACGGCTTGCCCATCAGAACAGGCTCAACTGCTCGGCAGGCTCGGCGAGCTTCGCTCGCAGATCGAGCCGGTCGGTCAGTGTCGTCGGCCGGAAATCCTCGGCGATGAGGAAGGGCCGCGCCCGCTTCAGCCCCGAACTCAGGCGGGCCACGTCGTCGAGGCGCAGGCGGCCGTGGCGGCGGGCCTTGATGATGGCATCGACCGCCCGCGCCCCGATCCCCGGCACCCGCAGCAGCATCTCCCGGTCGGCGCGGTTCACATCGACGGGAAAGCGGTGGCGGTTCTTCAGCGCCCAGGCGAGCTTGGGGTCGATGTCGAGGGCGAGCATGCCGTCCTCAGACGCTCCGGCCACGTCGTCGGCGGAGAACTCGTAGTACCGGATCAGCCAATCGGCCTGATACAGCCGGTGCTCGCGCCGCAGGGGCGGCGCCTGCGGCGGAAGGGCGGCGGAGGCGTCGGGGATCGGGCTGAAGGCCGAGTAGTAGACGCGCTTGAGCCCGTAGGTGCCGTAGAGCAAAGCGGATTTGCGGATCATCGCCTCGTCGGTGGTGGCGTCCGCCCCGACGATCACCTGCGTCGATTGCCCGGCCGGCGAGAAGCGGCGGCGCTCCTCCTTGGCCTCGATGATGCGCTCGCCGATCTGGCCCATCGCGCTTTCGATCGCCGCGCCGTCCTTCTCCGGGGCGAGTCGGTTCAGGCTCTCTTCCGTCGGCAGTTCGAGGTTGATCGAGAGCCGGTCGGCGTAGAGCCCCGCCTCCTCGATCAGCCAGGGGCTCGCCTCGGGGATCGACTTCAGATGGATGTAGCCGCGAAATCCGTGCTCGCGCCGGAGCTTCTTGGCGACGCGGGTCAGCATCTCCATCGTATAATCGGGCGAGCGGATGATGCCCGACGAGAGGAACAATCCCTCGATGTAGTTGCGCTTGTAGAACTCGATCGTGAGCGTCACGACCTCCTCGACCGAGAAGCGCGCGCGGGCGACGTTCGAGGAGCGCCGGTTCACGCAGTAGACGCAGTCGAACAGGCAATAATTCGTCAGCAGAATCTTCAGCAGCGAAACGCAACGCCCGTCCGGCGTGTAGGCGTGGCAGATGCCCGCCCCGGTGGTCGAGCCGAGTTCCCCCGCGCCGGCCTTGCGCTTCGGGGCGCCCGACGAGGAACAGGAGGCGTCGTATTTGGCGGCATCCGCGAGGATGCGCAGCTTGCGCGCGAGCTTGTCGTCCATCGAACGGAAGATGAACGTGCGGGCGCCCGGATCAATGTGGCGCATTGGCCTGCGCACCGGAAAAGTGCCCTCCCGCCGCGCAAACGCGGCGCGACGGAAGGGCCGGGACGCGTCAGCCCTGGGCGAGCGTCTTGTCGAGGGTGATCTCGGCGTTGAGCAGCTTCGAGATCGGGCAGCCCTTCTCGGCGTTGCCTGCGAGTTCGGCGAACTTCGCCTCGTCGATGCCAGGGATCACCGCCTTGAGGGTGAGGGCCGACTTCGTGACCTTGAAGCCGTCGCCGTCTTGCACGAGCGTGACGACCGCCTTGGTGTCGAGCGAGGTCGCCTTGAGGCCGGCCGACTGGAGCTGGAAGGCCAGCGCCATGGTGAAGCAGCTCGCATGTGCGGCAGCGATCAGCTCTTCCGGGTTGGTGCC contains:
- a CDS encoding DUF2336 domain-containing protein, yielding MILRQFLTLTQNASPERRAEAAGALTRSYLQGTLGPEAAWEAKTALLALLDDPAAAVRRALAQACADSDQAPRPLIVALASDQPDIACLVLARSPVLMDADLVDCVAMGCEETRTAVAGRADLSKPVAAALAEVGDAPSLIALANNPFAAIGTAALLRMVERHGDDAALRQALLARTDLAIEVRHAIVTLIAEQLSRFGQDAGWISSERGARTAREARDAAALALSDEAGEAGLARLVAHLRVQEQLTAGLMLRAVLSLRLPFAEMALAELSGLSRARVAGLMREPHGAGFSALHRRAGLPDLLLPAVRAALTVWRDSNDGRNGIDGPRLARSMIEAALTACETLPFAEARGLMALLARFEAEAARDEARILAHEQAEAQAKETGGAAILLTAPVPVDVVVARAPSEILVLSPASAAPEPNMPDASTAWPLAPRPEDRIGAAVVSAGPDAAIVPDSAEIVLAGLADAIIAQFMADRAAASAPIVARSPEPLLEVVPDIVPETIPEISVEPKRIARPRAIAVAVAAGMIPEHLILSYRADRERLAA
- a CDS encoding UdgX family uracil-DNA binding protein (This protein belongs to the uracil DNA glycosylase superfamily, members of which act in excision repair of DNA. However, it belongs more specifically to UdgX branch, whose founding member was found to bind uracil in DNA (where it does not belong), without cleaving it, appears to promote DNA repair by a pathway involving RecA, rather than base excision.), producing the protein MGKPSRDLPLTERAGDFGGIHVVSLAPGADLSGFRAAARRLIAAEIPPENTAWQSEAPSLFGAETAPVDGLPLRLPRAVTELIPMVVPHRDPERYGLLYALLWRVLHGERALMEVLSDPLVHRLHRMRKAIGRDLHKMHAFLRFRRMPGEGAERFVAWFEPDHHILEAAAPFFVDRFRALTWSILTPEGSAHWDGSLRFGPPGRREDVPEGDGFEAGWRDYYESTFNPARLNLDAMRAEMPRKYWRNMPETAAIPALVRAASARAQAMIEKAPTMPVKRDPVRAVAKMAQDEPDSLEALNAIITRSEPLVPGATQAVLGEGPVGARIAFVGEQPGDQEDRQGRPFVGPAGQLLSRALEEAGIDRREAYLTNAVKHFKFNLRGKRRIHEKPTAGEVSHYRWWLERELEFVAPKLVVALGATAVLSLTGKPIPVTRARGPADFGRPFAGFITVHPSYLLRLPDEAAKSAAYQAFVDDLRRANALAA
- a CDS encoding putative DNA modification/repair radical SAM protein, yielding MDDKLARKLRILADAAKYDASCSSSGAPKRKAGAGELGSTTGAGICHAYTPDGRCVSLLKILLTNYCLFDCVYCVNRRSSNVARARFSVEEVVTLTIEFYKRNYIEGLFLSSGIIRSPDYTMEMLTRVAKKLRREHGFRGYIHLKSIPEASPWLIEEAGLYADRLSINLELPTEESLNRLAPEKDGAAIESAMGQIGERIIEAKEERRRFSPAGQSTQVIVGADATTDEAMIRKSALLYGTYGLKRVYYSAFSPIPDASAALPPQAPPLRREHRLYQADWLIRYYEFSADDVAGASEDGMLALDIDPKLAWALKNRHRFPVDVNRADREMLLRVPGIGARAVDAIIKARRHGRLRLDDVARLSSGLKRARPFLIAEDFRPTTLTDRLDLRAKLAEPAEQLSLF
- a CDS encoding OsmC family protein, with translation MTDRHASAHWEGDGKTGKGTITTQSGVLSDNPYGFNTRFENEPGTNPEELIAAAHASCFTMALAFQLQSAGLKATSLDTKAVVTLVQDGDGFKVTKSALTLKAVIPGIDEAKFAELAGNAEKGCPISKLLNAEITLDKTLAQG